In the Sulfobacillus thermosulfidooxidans DSM 9293 genome, GCCGCCGTTGGCCCGCACAACGTCGTTGATCCTCGCCAAAGATCCCCCTCGGAGCGGGGGATTGATGGCTTTGTTGACGACCTTTTTCGATCATTATCAGGTAGAACCGCGGTTATGGCCTCCATGGTATTGGGAAACGCGGGCTTATGAAGCCGCTTTGCCTTGGAACCCACATCAAAAGGAATCCAAAGAGCGTAAGCCGTAAAAGATTAGCTGTGCATTGTCGCTTGAAGGCGCCGTTCCAATGCTTTTTGCGAAATGACGGCTGAGGTTAAACGGACCTCAACAATATCGCCAAAATCATCATGCCCGGTAATGTCCCAAGTGAATTTATTGCCATCGCGGGCGGCGAGTGTCACATGAATTGTGACGGTAGAGCCCACGGGAGTCGGACTGTGATGAGTTAAGGACACATTGACGCCGACAATGAGGCATTGATCATCTAAGAACGGGAGCAATGCTTCAGCAGCGGCCTTTTCACACAGTCCTAAAAGCACCGGGGTTGCCAAAACTGGGACCGGCGTAGGATTTCCCACGGCTTGGGCTGTCATGTCATCTGTCACCCGAGCTGTTAAGTCATAAATTAATTGATCGGGAATGTTATCTAATGAACAGGTCATTTGCTTAACGCCTCGCTGGGCACGGAGCCCAAGTATAATGGGGATAGATGGACAATAGCATTATATGCTCGGGTAATTAATTCGGCCTTACCGACGATGGGGTTGGTTCGTTCGAAGATGACACCGACAGTAAACCCATGACTTTTGACTTCGGTATGGCGGATGATCTCTTGCATTTTTTCTGAGGTGATATGTTCTATAGGAAATGGGTCGACGCCGTGATCATCTTTGTACCAATAAATTGTGGAGGGATCGGAGAGTTGAAAGGCATCTTGACCACGGCTTTTGAGATATTGCAAAAGAATCGGTTTATCGTCTTCGCCTTCACGCTTGACGACAAAGCGGACAAACACATAATCTAAGGTAATGCCGACTTCAAAATGGGCAAACCGTTTATAACCGCGTTCGTTGCGCGAAAATGAAACCCAGGTATCATCTGGGGGATTTACGCGTCTTCTAGCATGAGACGCTGTATGAGGATAAATCGGATGATGCAGGAGTTCTGACAATTTGGGCGCTAAATCGTCCCCAATCATGGCGAGTTTAGGACGGATGCGGGTTCGAACAGCGCTCATACGGTCGTGAAATTCGGGAATGAGAAAAATATTAAAATCATCTTGAGTAAATCCTGTGAATTGATACATGTTGGATCCTTTCTACAATTTTAGATTGTATAGGGTAATGGTAGCACAGCTTGATCGCTCGGCCAAATGACAGGGGCAGGGCGGATGACACAAATTTCGGGATATCCTGCCAGGATGTGACATTCTAAGGCAAAGGATTCTCGCCGTGAGATGGCGAATTAGCAGGGGTGAGGAGGATCAGTGTGGAATCATGGCATGAAATTGCATGGCAAAAATGGCAGGATGAAATGACGAGCGGGTTGTCCGAAGATATTCGTCAAGCGCTCGAGGAAATGGATGGACCATCCCGGGCCATGTGGATAGCGCGCCTGAGGCAAAGTATTAGTCCCTGTGCGAAGATTATGGCGCAATATCTGAAAACCGGTGACAAACCGTGGGTGATTGCCCCGGGATTACAGTGGGATATTGTAGAAACCCGTCATATGATTTTTATGGCTTACCCCGAATATCTGGGGGAAGATCCCTTAGCAATGGCGGCTATCGGCTTATTATGGGCGGCGTCGGATGTTGAACGGATGGAGGTTATCGTCAAGAAACTTGGACCCGCTGCCTTATATGCCTGCTATGAGGGACAATTGCCGTCGTCTTTGGAGAGTCTTTTTGGCGTATTGTGGCATAATTACATCCAGAATTTTGGACTTGATGGAATCCGTTCTGAGGTGCGACAATTTTTTTCACAGGCGAGCGGTGCGGACGTGCCCGTCACCAATATTGCGTTGGCACCGATGCCCGGGTATGCAATGTATTTAGAAGAGCTGAACTATGGCGTCGTGCCGCATGAAACATCCGGTGAGAGTCCCAAAGACATCCCAGCTGTTCTGGTGGCTCTCCATTACGTCCCGGCCCCTATGCGTAAAGGAGCGGCGCTTTTAGCCTTTAAGGCCATTGAGGGACGGATTTTAACCGATCAATGGCAAAAAGCCGCGCTAATGGAAAAACGAGATGGGGTGGACTTATGGTAATTGGGGAACAAGTATTAAAAGAGCGCATGGAAAAATCTTTGCCAGAACGTCTTATTGTTACACCCCTTTTGAGTCCTGAGCAGATCAAGGGGGGATCGGTTGACGTGCGTTTAGGGACGGAATTTATTTTGATGAAACGGTCGGCACGAGGCCCTATTGATCCCATGAATATGGATACGGGGTCTTCGGTGGATTATCAGGAACGGGTTCATGTGGATGTTGGGGACAAAATGATTTTACATCCCAACCAATTAGTCTTGGGCGTGACTTTAGAGTTTATTCAAGTGCCCCCGGATTTGATGGCTTACGTGATTGGCCGCTCATCATGGGGACGGTTGGGATTGATGGTGGCCACCGCGGTGATGGTTTCGCCGGGATACCGCGGGAGTTTAACTCTGGAATTAGCTAATTTGGCTGACACCCCGGTTTATTTATATCCGGGGACTCGGGTGGCACAACTGGTGTTTCATCAGGTGGAGGGAAGCCATATCGCCTATGCTCAACAAGGTGGGAAATATACCGGGCCTGTCGGTCCCGAATTCTCCAAATTATCGCTAGATCAAGATTGGCGAGCCATTAAACTCATTGGCGCGGACAGGGCTGGGGCATGAGGGTACTTAAAAAACCTGCTGCCGTCTGGATCGCCTTTGGTATGTTTAGCCTGGTGGAATTGTGGCTGGCGGTCCATTTTCGGGAAAATGACGTAGGCGAATATCACCGCTATGCTCTTCTCGCCTTAACACCACCTTGGTTGCATCACTGGCCCAAAGAGTATCCGGCCATGTCCCAATTTATTTTTTTATTGCCATTGCTTTTACCATTTTCCTATCGCTTCAGTTTTGCGGTTTTGACTTTGGTGGCGCTCGCTGTATTGCTGAGTGAAGGAATGAAACATCATGGCACGCAGTGGGGCATCAAAGTGTTAGGTTATCTTAGCGTGGGTACCATTGGGCTCTTTTCGGAACGCTATGATATTTTTGCGGCGCTCTTTGGATTTTTAGCCATTGACCAAGCGCTCCAAAAACACTGGTCTTGGGCGTGGACGTTTTCGGTTATTGGGTTTTTGTTGAAATTGTTTCCCGCTGTTTTTTGGCCGGTATTTCTTATTGCAGAATGGCGAGAAACCCACCGAATTCGGTGGGACAGGTTGGCTTTAAGCCTTTTAGCGGGTCTTGCTATGGTTGGATTTCAAGCCTTGTTGGCTTCCCATCAAGCCTTTACATCCTACCGGTATTTGTTAAATCGTCCTATTGAAATCGGTTCCTTAGCGGCGAGCTTAACCGCTTTGCTATCGCACCCCCATTTGTTTTATGCCTTTGGATCGGTTGATGTAACAGCTCATGGTTTAGCACATTTCATAGGAGACAGTTTAACCCTTGTTGGCATCATCAGTTGGCTGGCGGTCTTTTGGGCGCAATGGCGAGGATCGTTAGATATCATCGAGGCAGCCATCTTAACTTTGGGTATCTTGTTACTCACGACCAAGGTGTTTTCGGCCCAATACCTCATTTGGTTAGCTCCAATATTAGCGCTGAAGCGCGGGAATCTATCTTTTATCTTAGCTTACCTGCTCACCTCTTTGGGATATCCGGTAGGCTATGCGATTCGGGGAATGTTTCCATGGGTCATTTACATCTTTGCGGCACGCAATCTATTGCTGACATCAGGATTTGTCCTATTTGTTTGGAGACAAACACGCTCTGTCTCGTCTATCGTATACAAACAGGGCATTAGCCGGTAATACGGCCAAGACCAATCCACCATTCATCGCCCTAACGAAAGGCCTGTTAAATAGGAGATGTCACATGTTGGCGGCGTTTTGATGTCGGATTAGCCCTTACACTTCTTTCCGGTTCAAGGGACTTTTTTGGGTCGAGCTGTCTATGTGATTAAAGCCAGCGTATTTTGCTATTCTTTACCAGAGGTTGAATTAGGAGGTATTTTCCGGATTTTAGTGGGATAGCTGAGTTTATAGTCCGGGACCAAAGGATGTTCGAGTCTGACCTCTTCACGGTAACCGCGGTAGCCTTTCAGATACTCTTTAACCCGTGCCTCAAACTGGATACGGTCTCCGGGTTCCAAATGGACTTGTTGAAATCCTTTGGTCAAGGAGAACCAAATATGATCTGTCACGAGTTGCCCCTGGTCATCCAAAACATCGACAAATAGTAGAGTGGTGATGGGATTTCCCCGAAAGGCAGGCTTCTGCCCAAATCGTTTAAACGTGGCTGTAAAAGTCGCTCGCATCTCATCCATGGCTTGTAGACGTTTTCGCATGAACACTTTTCCTTTCCGAATATCGTCAGGGCTTATAAGGGCGCGGTAAGATAATCCCCGAACTCCGGGAATGGGGAACAAAAGGGTCAGATCGTTGAGGCAAAAAGTTCAGTGATTCTATCCTGCGGATTTTGTGACGTGAGTGTCGCGCTCGACTATGCGGTGCCATAAAGGTAACTTGAGTAGTTGCGCATAAGTGATTAAGGCAACCAAAATAATGGCGCCGCTATTGGGATCTGTGCCCATGCCGCCTAAGATGCCAAAATCTTGACCGAACCACCAGGTGCTAAATGTCACGGTGAGACTTAGCCACCATGTTAACGGTGAGCGTGGTGAAAATGTCCACAGGAAGCCAAGAAGAAAAAATGTCAGGACGAGCGCTGTATTCCACAACAAGGGGTATTGGCCTAACGAATGAGCCCATGCATACAGGGGCAAGGAAAAGATATGGGGTTGGGGCATTTCGGCCATGCTGAGAATATAGCTCGATAACCCCCCGCGATTCCACCAGCCAGAGGAAGGAAGCGCTTGTAACAGGGCGACAAAAAACCATAGGCCTGCCATGAATCGTTGTAGCATCTTAATGGGACGCGGGGAATGCCAAAATTGTTCCGGAACCAACAAAAAGATGGCGGCGAGTACATAGAGTAATACCGATCCGGGTGCGCCTTCCAAGACGCTTCCCCCCACAAAAATGCCGCCTAATGCCTCGCCGCCAATCCACACGGCAAGTCCCCAAAACACCGAGATCCATAAACCCAGTCGCCGATATTTGCTGTGGCCACCAAGGAGAATAGTTAGACCAATGCCGATTTGTATCCACGTCGCGAATTCATTCCACAAGACGGGATTCAACGACCACAAGGTCATAGACCACTTGATGATAATGTTAAGCGGCCATGGCTGTCCGCTAATTAAAGGGGCTAACACGCCACCAATAAAGCGCGTGATCATCGACGGTTGTGCCTGTAAAAAGCCATCCAACAGCCATAATGAGCCTAATGCTCGTGCTAACCATTCATAGGCATGCAAAAAAGAATGTGGGTAAGGAACTGGAGGAAGGTGTTGTCCTTTTCGTGAGAGCCATCTTACAACCAAAGTGATGAGAACAATGGTGGCAATCAAGAAAAAAAGTCCATAAAACAGCTGTTGTTCATGGCTCGGTGGCAGAAAGGATCCCATATTGGAAACGCCTCCGCGATTTGACTTAATGATCTGAATTCGGTGTACGACAACATGTTATGAATCATACGGTAATTCACATTCGCCTTAATGATTTATGGCTAGAGTAGCATAGCCATCGTCCCAATGACATGGTGAAATGGAGCTACAGGTGTTGGATAAAAGAGTTCAGAAAAGTTAAAAAGTATAACAAGGTAATCAGTAAAAAATGACCGTTCCGACCACGAATACTCGGAACGGCAAGAGAATACTTAAGGCTTATTAGGCTTCCAAATTATTGATGACGCTATCGACCATGTCTTCCATATGTTCTTCACGGTCTTGACGTTCATCAATAGTGATCGTTGTGACCACACGTTCGCATCCGAGGTCAAAAGGAGCATCATGCATAGCCCGGGCCACCGACATTATTGAGGGGAGAGGACCTTCTAAAATTGTTGAAGTCGGGGTTAATACCGCTTCCACATCTTCATTATTTTCAGCGACACGAAAGCATTGGCGAATATAAGAAGAGACACTGGCATCGTCAGTCCCAACCGGCCAGACCTTGATTTCAGCAATTGCCATTGGACAATACCTCCTTCTGTTTTGGCTATTTCAGTGTTTTTTCGT is a window encoding:
- a CDS encoding thioesterase family protein; its protein translation is MTCSLDNIPDQLIYDLTARVTDDMTAQAVGNPTPVPVLATPVLLGLCEKAAAEALLPFLDDQCLIVGVNVSLTHHSPTPVGSTVTIHVTLAARDGNKFTWDITGHDDFGDIVEVRLTSAVISQKALERRLQATMHS
- a CDS encoding DUF1054 family protein; this translates as MYQFTGFTQDDFNIFLIPEFHDRMSAVRTRIRPKLAMIGDDLAPKLSELLHHPIYPHTASHARRRVNPPDDTWVSFSRNERGYKRFAHFEVGITLDYVFVRFVVKREGEDDKPILLQYLKSRGQDAFQLSDPSTIYWYKDDHGVDPFPIEHITSEKMQEIIRHTEVKSHGFTVGVIFERTNPIVGKAELITRAYNAIVHLSPLYLGSVPSEALSK
- the dcd gene encoding dCTP deaminase; translated protein: MVIGEQVLKERMEKSLPERLIVTPLLSPEQIKGGSVDVRLGTEFILMKRSARGPIDPMNMDTGSSVDYQERVHVDVGDKMILHPNQLVLGVTLEFIQVPPDLMAYVIGRSSWGRLGLMVATAVMVSPGYRGSLTLELANLADTPVYLYPGTRVAQLVFHQVEGSHIAYAQQGGKYTGPVGPEFSKLSLDQDWRAIKLIGADRAGA
- a CDS encoding MTH1187 family thiamine-binding protein; the encoded protein is MAIAEIKVWPVGTDDASVSSYIRQCFRVAENNEDVEAVLTPTSTILEGPLPSIMSVARAMHDAPFDLGCERVVTTITIDERQDREEHMEDMVDSVINNLEA